A DNA window from Porites lutea chromosome 6, jaPorLute2.1, whole genome shotgun sequence contains the following coding sequences:
- the LOC140941922 gene encoding octopamine receptor beta-2R-like, whose translation MVFTLVITVFYAIFEAIGLLGNLLVISTIFLESRFHVMRYVALASLAVSDFLYLILVPSFRIASMVQGRWPFGEMLCYLNTNFARYFYFNTILHLIVVSYDRYRAIVKSPLTYDGTISTAKKVSMVINWIVPIPFFITPILRGRKFHYNPLVFYCEDGLWSSPSSSENTQSDGAKAMLFSIFLIVLPLLVIVFFNWSVYKTAKTHINACKIQIGSVSGLEESQQRQQQEMIRRKAEGRAAADVNIIVVSFFLCFLPPWICGLLRNFAGSVKFPAEATLITDGCFMVSAFCNPLIYSFRKRDFLASVKSLLRRFGQFGGDRNVIGVNN comes from the coding sequence ATGGTCTTTACACTGGTCATCACCGTATTCTATGCCATTTTCGAGGCTATCGGTCTTCTTGGTAATTTACTGGTAATTAGCACAATTTTCTTGGAATCCAGATTTCATGTGATGCGATATGTTGCACTCGCTAGCCTTGCAGTGTCGGACTTTCTGTATTTAATTCTCGTTCCCTCATTTCGCATTGCAAGCATGGTACAAGGACGGTGGCCGTTCGGCGAAATGTTGTGCTATCTAAATACCAACTTTGCCAGGTATTTCTACTTCAACACGATTCTTCATCTGATAGTAGTTTCTTACGACCGATACCGTGCAATAGTGAAGTCGCCTTTGACGTACGATGGTACTATTTCTACAGCGAAGAAAGTGTCTATGGTAATCAATTGGATTGTACCAATTCCATTTTTCATAACGCCAATTCTTCGCGGTAGAAAGTTTCATTATAATCCACTCGTATTTTATTGTGAGGATGGGTTGTGGTCGTCACCGTCTTCCTCGGAAAATACTCAGTCCGATGGAGCAAAAGCAATgcttttttccatctttttaattgttttgccACTCCTGGTTATCGTGTTCTTCAACTGGTCGGTGTACAAGACAGCGAAAACACACATTAACGCCTGTAAAATTCAAATTGGAAGCGTTTCTGGTTTAGAAGAAAGCCAACAGCGTCAACAACAAGAGATGATTCGGAGGAAGGCAGAAGGAAGAGCAGCTGCAGATGTCAACATCATAGTTGTGTCGTTTTTTCTGTGTTTCCTCCCACCGTGGATTTGCGGACTGCTTCGAAATTTCGCCGGAAGCGTTAAATTTCCCGCCGAAGCAACTCTCATCACTGACGGCTGTTTCATGGTCAGCGCGTTTTGCAACCCACTCATCTACTCCTTTCGCAAGAGAGATTTTCTAGCTAGCGTGAAAAGTTTGTTGAGGCGATTTGGACAATTTGGAGGTGACAGAAATGTAATTGGTGTAAACAACTGA